The Geotalea uraniireducens Rf4 genome window below encodes:
- a CDS encoding CxxxxCH/CxxCH domain c-type cytochrome, translating into MRMTHGMGYVQRPVLTIFFALGALLVSSAPAEAASTCSDCHGMPPIDALYRNVTTGGFRGSHQTHQPAVALPSNCEICHTGSRTYTEDHMDEVIELSSNIFNSPATATYSKGVFFNQTTIPVMGTCSNVNCHFEAVTPPWASAPLTSPTGCSTCHSAPPGDGNHPSLSGPGKKHGDYYGAGAGSCIKCHADHTAEAKPFAHATSVGKRGLIIVFGAPPNSGGSYSGNVTYPGYLPSRNPLRNGTCSSLYCHSDGIGGAPKTAAVWGSTLPADCSGCHGGNASAATVIASGLHPKHINQTAFLGTNLECARCHSSTVSVGNDRLITGIASHVDGSKTVAFVGGGTYNAGTKTCSATTCHSAGKATAPQPVAPAWTGAAIGCNGCHGASTTTGAPDYANAGAAAVLANSHPKHVTSAADCATCHNGTTSTGAAIAAGSVLHNNGAIDVTFNSAKAGSGATWAAGTKSCSATSCHGTSAPVWGGTLPTDCTGCHGGDSTSASAIATGKHTAHVNNPTILGLGNNFGCVECHAKTVSANRTISNPANHNNGFVDYSGAKARGSANYNASTKLCTNLYCHSNGNPGSLVSVNPPAWSSTATMGCNGCHGTSTTTGAPDYANGGAGTTTANSHPKHVAGAGIIDTRGCANCHAKTVSQTRAGAFKDYTAGSYHLNRTPNVIFKPIGGSTGSWNGSTCSATYCHGAAASAPWGAPSLACNACHSANNALPGAHGIHYAGTALPTRFVNFSGNVSSATAYRFTCSSCHASGAGKATHAGGPANAVGAAEVFYGFTTNTRKGSYTYGTTQGTDNGFKWTNGGGGCNTTYCHSNGQGSNGLTAVSWSTTAGSGTCVQCHDTKQTGATATRLSGKHDKHMNPAGNPIIGLGNGLNCIDCHARTAAGNTTISDKSRHINKFIDYTGARAGGNAKYNRSTRQCFSIYCHSNGNPGAIVYANPAAWNSAITYGCNGCHGTSSAIGAPDYANGGAGSATANSHSKHVAGAADTTVCSNCHVKSASMTAAGKFKDYSAVSYHLNGTPNVYFNAAKAGTTATWAAGTCNNVACHGGNPVQWGVTAVNCQDCHGNAASASVSDFGATFWNNGSVSKFKMTGTGSWADNGHGRPTASGNYAGSGNPPANFTGVASYCEWCHDSTIAHYVSTNPFRLRNLADATWGKNGVCMLCHALGSAGVTVGGVSRNASSAGKVGSSHFGAKHTSTLSGGQYCWDCHEPHGTGNTNQLMIRSLVAVASSAATGAPTTQSSQSVTFTLSATPTGTDYADSAAPFNGVCNACHTTTNHYTQTSGDGHNAGVRCTSCHSHTGGSTIDAFRPTADCDACHGYPPAPAGFVGTHGNYSSARAEDYPGGGGAHLFPRHVKKTARPSEGWANCTPCHGNGSFSPATHTMLLPIAPSKITIDLADRYKFNPLLPLGPNQYSGVLLDGGANATGSCFNVRCHFKASKKWSTVK; encoded by the coding sequence ATGAGAATGACACATGGCATGGGATATGTGCAGAGACCTGTTTTGACGATCTTCTTTGCCCTGGGAGCTTTGCTGGTTTCCTCGGCCCCGGCTGAGGCGGCTTCCACCTGCTCCGACTGTCATGGCATGCCACCCATTGATGCGCTCTACCGCAACGTCACCACCGGCGGTTTCAGGGGGAGCCACCAGACCCACCAGCCGGCAGTTGCCCTGCCTTCCAACTGCGAGATCTGTCACACCGGGAGCCGCACCTACACCGAGGACCACATGGACGAGGTGATCGAGCTGTCTTCCAACATCTTCAACTCGCCTGCCACAGCCACCTACAGCAAAGGGGTATTCTTCAACCAGACCACCATCCCCGTGATGGGGACCTGTTCCAATGTCAACTGCCACTTCGAAGCGGTCACCCCGCCGTGGGCGTCAGCGCCACTCACGTCCCCCACCGGGTGCAGCACCTGCCACAGCGCCCCACCGGGCGACGGCAACCATCCGTCCCTGAGCGGGCCGGGCAAGAAGCATGGCGACTATTACGGGGCCGGCGCAGGCTCCTGCATAAAATGCCATGCGGACCATACAGCGGAAGCCAAGCCCTTCGCCCACGCCACCAGCGTTGGTAAAAGGGGTCTCATCATCGTATTCGGCGCCCCACCCAACAGCGGCGGCAGCTATTCGGGCAACGTGACATATCCCGGCTACCTGCCGAGCCGGAATCCGCTCCGCAACGGGACCTGTTCGTCCCTGTACTGCCACAGCGACGGCATCGGCGGCGCACCCAAAACCGCCGCGGTCTGGGGGAGCACGCTCCCTGCGGACTGCTCCGGCTGCCATGGCGGGAACGCCTCGGCGGCCACGGTCATTGCCAGCGGCCTGCACCCCAAGCACATCAACCAGACTGCCTTCCTCGGCACCAACCTGGAGTGCGCCCGCTGCCACAGCAGCACCGTCAGCGTGGGGAACGACCGGTTGATCACCGGGATTGCCAGCCACGTGGATGGAAGCAAAACAGTGGCATTTGTCGGCGGCGGGACCTATAACGCCGGGACCAAGACCTGTTCAGCCACCACCTGTCATAGCGCAGGCAAAGCGACCGCCCCGCAACCAGTCGCGCCCGCCTGGACCGGCGCCGCCATTGGGTGCAACGGCTGCCACGGCGCTTCCACCACAACCGGCGCGCCCGACTACGCAAATGCCGGCGCTGCCGCAGTCCTGGCCAACAGCCATCCCAAGCATGTGACGTCAGCCGCCGACTGCGCCACCTGCCACAACGGCACGACCAGCACCGGCGCGGCCATCGCGGCAGGCTCGGTACTCCATAACAACGGCGCCATCGACGTGACCTTCAACAGCGCCAAGGCGGGGAGCGGCGCCACCTGGGCCGCCGGGACCAAGAGCTGTTCGGCCACCTCCTGCCACGGGACCAGTGCGCCGGTATGGGGGGGGACGCTCCCGACCGACTGCACCGGTTGCCACGGCGGCGACAGCACCAGCGCCAGTGCCATTGCAACGGGTAAACATACCGCCCATGTCAACAACCCCACAATTCTCGGGCTCGGCAACAATTTCGGCTGTGTCGAATGTCACGCCAAGACCGTGAGCGCCAACCGGACCATATCCAACCCGGCCAACCATAATAACGGATTCGTGGATTATTCCGGCGCAAAAGCCCGTGGCAGTGCGAATTACAATGCCTCCACCAAACTCTGCACCAACCTCTACTGTCATAGTAACGGCAATCCGGGCAGCCTGGTGTCCGTCAACCCGCCTGCCTGGAGCAGCACTGCGACCATGGGGTGTAACGGCTGCCACGGCACTTCCACCACAACCGGCGCACCGGACTATGCCAATGGCGGAGCCGGGACTACGACCGCAAACAGCCATCCGAAGCACGTTGCCGGGGCAGGCATAATCGACACCAGGGGGTGCGCAAACTGCCATGCCAAGACCGTCAGCCAGACCAGAGCCGGGGCGTTCAAGGACTACACCGCCGGCAGTTACCACCTGAACAGAACGCCGAACGTGATCTTCAAGCCGATAGGGGGGAGCACCGGCAGCTGGAACGGCTCCACCTGTTCCGCCACATACTGTCACGGTGCGGCGGCCTCGGCGCCATGGGGGGCGCCGTCGCTGGCCTGCAACGCGTGCCATTCCGCCAACAACGCCCTTCCAGGCGCCCACGGCATCCACTATGCCGGCACGGCGCTGCCGACCAGATTCGTCAACTTCTCCGGCAACGTGAGCAGCGCAACCGCCTATCGCTTCACCTGTTCGTCCTGCCACGCTTCAGGCGCGGGCAAGGCCACCCATGCCGGAGGGCCTGCCAATGCGGTGGGGGCAGCCGAAGTGTTTTACGGCTTTACCACCAACACCCGCAAGGGGAGCTACACCTATGGCACTACCCAAGGTACCGACAACGGTTTCAAATGGACCAACGGCGGCGGTGGATGCAACACGACCTACTGTCACAGCAACGGCCAGGGGAGCAACGGCCTCACGGCGGTATCATGGTCAACCACCGCCGGCAGCGGCACCTGCGTACAATGCCACGACACCAAGCAGACCGGTGCGACCGCAACCCGGCTTTCCGGCAAGCACGACAAGCACATGAACCCGGCCGGCAACCCGATCATTGGACTCGGCAACGGTCTCAACTGCATCGACTGCCACGCCAGGACGGCTGCCGGCAACACCACCATCAGCGACAAAAGCAGGCATATCAATAAATTTATCGACTACACCGGCGCGAGGGCCGGGGGGAACGCAAAATACAACCGCAGCACCAGGCAGTGCTTCTCTATCTACTGCCACAGCAACGGCAATCCGGGAGCAATCGTCTACGCCAACCCGGCTGCCTGGAACTCCGCTATCACCTATGGCTGCAACGGCTGCCACGGCACCAGCTCCGCCATCGGCGCACCTGATTATGCCAACGGGGGAGCGGGCAGTGCGACCGCGAACAGCCACTCAAAACACGTCGCCGGTGCAGCCGACACCACCGTCTGCTCGAACTGCCACGTGAAGAGCGCGAGCATGACCGCCGCCGGCAAGTTCAAGGACTACTCGGCTGTTTCGTACCACCTGAACGGCACGCCGAACGTCTACTTCAACGCAGCCAAAGCCGGGACGACGGCCACGTGGGCTGCCGGGACCTGCAACAACGTCGCCTGTCACGGCGGCAATCCAGTCCAGTGGGGCGTTACAGCAGTCAACTGCCAGGATTGCCACGGCAACGCGGCAAGCGCCTCGGTGTCCGATTTCGGCGCCACCTTCTGGAACAACGGCTCCGTCTCCAAGTTCAAGATGACCGGCACCGGGTCGTGGGCGGACAACGGTCACGGCCGCCCGACCGCGTCCGGCAACTACGCCGGCTCCGGCAACCCGCCGGCCAACTTCACCGGCGTCGCCAGCTACTGCGAATGGTGTCACGACTCGACCATCGCCCATTATGTTTCCACCAACCCGTTCCGTCTGCGCAACCTGGCGGACGCCACCTGGGGTAAAAACGGCGTCTGCATGCTCTGCCACGCCTTGGGATCTGCGGGGGTGACGGTCGGCGGCGTGAGCCGGAACGCTTCCAGCGCCGGCAAGGTCGGCTCCTCCCACTTTGGCGCAAAACACACCAGCACCCTTTCCGGCGGGCAATACTGCTGGGACTGCCACGAACCGCACGGCACCGGCAATACCAACCAGCTCATGATCCGCTCTCTGGTGGCGGTGGCCTCCTCTGCGGCCACGGGCGCTCCGACGACCCAGAGCTCCCAGAGCGTAACCTTCACGCTGTCGGCGACCCCGACCGGCACCGACTACGCGGACAGTGCGGCCCCCTTCAACGGCGTCTGCAATGCCTGCCATACCACGACCAATCACTACACCCAGACGAGCGGCGACGGGCACAACGCCGGCGTCCGCTGCACCAGTTGTCATAGCCATACGGGAGGTTCGACCATCGACGCATTCAGGCCGACTGCCGATTGCGACGCGTGTCACGGATATCCGCCTGCTCCCGCCGGTTTCGTCGGCACCCATGGGAATTACTCCAGCGCCAGGGCCGAGGATTATCCGGGAGGGGGGGGCGCCCACCTCTTCCCGCGCCATGTGAAGAAAACGGCACGTCCTTCGGAAGGATGGGCCAATTGTACCCCATGCCACGGCAACGGTTCGTTCAGTCCCGCCACGCACACCATGCTGCTGCCGATTGCACCGAGCAAGATCACCATCGATTTGGCGGACCGTTATAAATTCAATCCGTTGCTGCCACTGGGACCGAACCAGTACAGCGGCGTCCTCCTCGACGGCGGGGCCAATGCGACCGGCAGCTGTTTCAACGTGAGGTGCCACTTCAAGGCGTCCAAGAAATGGAGCACCGTAAAATAA